The Anas acuta chromosome 18, bAnaAcu1.1, whole genome shotgun sequence genome has a segment encoding these proteins:
- the HGS gene encoding hepatocyte growth factor-regulated tyrosine kinase substrate isoform X1: MGRGGGTFERLLDKATSQLLLETDWESILQICDMIRQGDTQAKYAVNAIKKKVNDKNPHVALYALEVMESVVKNCGQTVHDEVANKQTMEELKEILKRQVEASVRSKILNLIQAWAHAFRNEPKYKVVQDTYQIMKVEGHVFPEFKESDAMFAAERAPDWVDAEECHRCRVQFGVVTRKHHCRACGQIFCGKCSSKYSTIPKFGIEKEVRVCEPCYEHLNKKAEGKAAATSELPPEYLTSPLSQQSQVSGCPLGDLVTLACSFIPLVTAASSFCLQLPPKRDETALQEEEELQLAIALSQSEAEEKERMRQKTSYSMYPKAEPTPVTSSAPPAGTLYSPPVNSSAPLAEDIDPELARYLNRNYWEKKQEEVRKSPTPSAPLSLTEPAAQPGEAHPTPLGVVEQYQNGESEENHEQFLKALQNAVTTFVNRMKSNHMRGRSITNDSAVLSLFQSINNMHPQLLELLNQLDERRLYYEGLQDKLAQIRDARGALNALREEHREKLRRAAEEAERQRQIQLAQKLEIMRQKKQEYLEMQRQLAIQRLQEQEKERQLRLEQQKQTIQMRAQMPAFSLPYAQLQAMPAASGVIYQPSGPTSFPGTFSPAGSVEGSPMHTVYMNQAAQGGTGGYTAMPVTGTDPNMVNAYMYQAGAGSGQAAQQGQAVPTTTPAYSSYQPTPTQGYQNAASQSQSIPAISQAPQSGAMGYMGSQSVSMGYQPYGMQGLMSALPGQDAALSSLPPQQPYLPGQQPLYQQVPPAGAAPQQQPQPAAAPGQQQPPGSGEAQLISFD; the protein is encoded by the exons ATGGGGCGCGGCGGAGGCACCTTCGAGCGGCTCCTGG ACAAGGCGAcgagccagctgctgctggagaccGACTGGGAATCCATCCTGCAGATCTGCGACATGATCCGCCAGGGCGACACGCA AGCAAAATACGCAGTCAACGCTATCAAGAAGAAAGTCAACGACAAGAATCCCCACGTGGCGCTCTATGCGCTAGAG GTCATGGAGTCTGTAGTTAAAAACTGTGGCCAAACAGTCCATGATGAAGTAGCTAATAAACAGACTATGGAGGAGCTGAAGGAAATACTTAAG aggCAAGTGGAAGCGAGTGTGCGCAGTAAGATCCTGAACCTTATCCAGGCCTGGGCTCATGCCTTCCGCAACGAGCCTAAGTACAAGGTGGTGCAGGACACCTATCAAATAATGAAGGTGGAAg GCCATGTGTTCCCGGAGTTCAAAGAGAGCGATGCCATGTTCGCTGCGGAAAGG GCTCCAGACTGGGTAGATGCTGAGGAGTGTCACCGATGTCGAGTGCAGTTCGGAGTTGTGACACGGAAG CATCATTGCAGGGCCTGTGGGCAGATCTTCTGTGGCAAATGCTCCTCCAAGTATTCGACCATCCCCAAGTTTGGGATTGAGAAGGAAGTGAGAGTCTGTGAGCCCTGTTACGAGCATCTCAACAA GAAAGCTGAGGGTAAAGCTGCTGCAACCTCCGAACTGCCCCCCGAGTACCTGACCAGCCCCCTCTCTCAGCAGTCCCAGGTGAGTGGCTGCCCTCTGGGTGACTTGGTGACACTGGCCTGCTCCTTCATCCCTTTAGTGACTGCTGCCTCATCTTTCTGCTTGCAGCTGCCCCCGAAGCGTGATGAGACAGCTCTGcaagaggaggaagagctgcagctAGCCATTGCTTTGTCTCAGTCAGAGgctgaggagaaggagaggatg AGGCAGAAGACATCCTACTCCATGTACCCGAAGGCTGAGCCCACACCCGTCACATCGTCAGCTCCGCCGGCGGGCACACTCTACTCCCCACCTGTG aattCCTCTGCTCCCCTGGCTGAGGACATTGACCCTGAG CTGGCTCGGTACCTGAACCGCAACTACTGGGAGAAGAAACAAGAGGAGGTTCGCAAGAGCCCGACCCCGTCAGCACCTCTGTCCCTCACGGAGCCAGCCGCGCAGCCGGGGGAAGCCCACCCCACCCCGCTCGGCGTCGTCGAG CAGTACCAGAACGGCGAGTCGGAGGAGAACCACGAGCAGTTCCTGAAGGCTCTGCAGAACGCAGTCACCACGTTTGTCAACCGCATGAAGAGCAACCACATGCGAGGCCGCAGCATCACCAACGACTCTGCCGTGCTGTCCCTCTTCCAGTCCATCAACAACATGCacccccagctgctggagctgctcaaCCAGCTGGATGAGCGCAGGC TGTACTACGAAGGCCTGCAGGACAAGCTGGCCCAGATCCGGGACGCGCGTGGGGCTCTGAATGCGCTGCGGGAGGAGCACCGGGAGAAGCTGCGGCGCGCAGCAGAGGAGGCAGAGCGCCAGCGCCAGATCCAGCTGGCCCAGAAGCTGGAGATCATGAGGCAGAAGAAGCAG GAGTACCTGGAGATGCAGCGTCAGCTGGCCATCCAGcgcctgcaggagcaggagaaggagaggcagctgcgcctggagcagcagaagcagaccATCCAGATGAGAGCCCAGATGCCAGCCTTCTCACTGCCTTATGCCCAG CTCCAGGCCatgccagcagccagcggggTGATCTACCAGCCCTCTGGGCCCACGAGCTTCCCCGGCACCTTCAGCCCTGCGGGCTCTGTGGAGGGCTCTCCCATGCACACCGTGTACATGAACCAGGCAGCgcaggggggcacaggggggtaCACAGCGATGCCCGTCACAGGGACAG ATCCCAACATGGTGAACGCCTACATGTACCAGGCGGGGGCCGGCAGTGGGCAGGCGGCTCAGCAGGGCCAGGCGGTGCCCACCACAACCCCAGCGTACTCGTCCTACCAACCCACTCCAACGCAGGGCTACCAG AACGCAGCGTCGCAGTCACAGAGCATCCCTGCCATCTCGCAGGCCCCGCAGTCCGGTGCGATGGGCTACATGGGCAGCCAGTCCGTGTCCATGGGCTACCAGCCCTACGGCATGCAG GGCCTGATGTCGGCGCTGCCGGGCCAGGACGCGGCGCTGAGCAGCCTGCCCCCGCAGCAGCCCTACCTGCCGGGGCAGCAGCCCCTCTACCAGCAG GTGCCGCCCGCCGGAGccgctccccagcagcagccgcagccggcggcggccccggggcagcagcagcccccgggcagCGGCGAGGCGCAGCTCATCTCCTTCGACTGA
- the HGS gene encoding hepatocyte growth factor-regulated tyrosine kinase substrate isoform X2 — translation MGRGGGTFERLLDKATSQLLLETDWESILQICDMIRQGDTQAKYAVNAIKKKVNDKNPHVALYALEVMESVVKNCGQTVHDEVANKQTMEELKEILKRQVEASVRSKILNLIQAWAHAFRNEPKYKVVQDTYQIMKVEGHVFPEFKESDAMFAAERAPDWVDAEECHRCRVQFGVVTRKHHCRACGQIFCGKCSSKYSTIPKFGIEKEVRVCEPCYEHLNKKAEGKAAATSELPPEYLTSPLSQQSQLPPKRDETALQEEEELQLAIALSQSEAEEKERMRQKTSYSMYPKAEPTPVTSSAPPAGTLYSPPVNSSAPLAEDIDPELARYLNRNYWEKKQEEVRKSPTPSAPLSLTEPAAQPGEAHPTPLGVVEQQYQNGESEENHEQFLKALQNAVTTFVNRMKSNHMRGRSITNDSAVLSLFQSINNMHPQLLELLNQLDERRLYYEGLQDKLAQIRDARGALNALREEHREKLRRAAEEAERQRQIQLAQKLEIMRQKKQEYLEMQRQLAIQRLQEQEKERQLRLEQQKQTIQMRAQMPAFSLPYAQLQAMPAASGVIYQPSGPTSFPGTFSPAGSVEGSPMHTVYMNQAAQGGTGGYTAMPVTGTDPNMVNAYMYQAGAGSGQAAQQGQAVPTTTPAYSSYQPTPTQGYQNAASQSQSIPAISQAPQSGAMGYMGSQSVSMGYQPYGMQGLMSALPGQDAALSSLPPQQPYLPGQQPLYQQVPPAGAAPQQQPQPAAAPGQQQPPGSGEAQLISFD, via the exons ATGGGGCGCGGCGGAGGCACCTTCGAGCGGCTCCTGG ACAAGGCGAcgagccagctgctgctggagaccGACTGGGAATCCATCCTGCAGATCTGCGACATGATCCGCCAGGGCGACACGCA AGCAAAATACGCAGTCAACGCTATCAAGAAGAAAGTCAACGACAAGAATCCCCACGTGGCGCTCTATGCGCTAGAG GTCATGGAGTCTGTAGTTAAAAACTGTGGCCAAACAGTCCATGATGAAGTAGCTAATAAACAGACTATGGAGGAGCTGAAGGAAATACTTAAG aggCAAGTGGAAGCGAGTGTGCGCAGTAAGATCCTGAACCTTATCCAGGCCTGGGCTCATGCCTTCCGCAACGAGCCTAAGTACAAGGTGGTGCAGGACACCTATCAAATAATGAAGGTGGAAg GCCATGTGTTCCCGGAGTTCAAAGAGAGCGATGCCATGTTCGCTGCGGAAAGG GCTCCAGACTGGGTAGATGCTGAGGAGTGTCACCGATGTCGAGTGCAGTTCGGAGTTGTGACACGGAAG CATCATTGCAGGGCCTGTGGGCAGATCTTCTGTGGCAAATGCTCCTCCAAGTATTCGACCATCCCCAAGTTTGGGATTGAGAAGGAAGTGAGAGTCTGTGAGCCCTGTTACGAGCATCTCAACAA GAAAGCTGAGGGTAAAGCTGCTGCAACCTCCGAACTGCCCCCCGAGTACCTGACCAGCCCCCTCTCTCAGCAGTCCCAG CTGCCCCCGAAGCGTGATGAGACAGCTCTGcaagaggaggaagagctgcagctAGCCATTGCTTTGTCTCAGTCAGAGgctgaggagaaggagaggatg AGGCAGAAGACATCCTACTCCATGTACCCGAAGGCTGAGCCCACACCCGTCACATCGTCAGCTCCGCCGGCGGGCACACTCTACTCCCCACCTGTG aattCCTCTGCTCCCCTGGCTGAGGACATTGACCCTGAG CTGGCTCGGTACCTGAACCGCAACTACTGGGAGAAGAAACAAGAGGAGGTTCGCAAGAGCCCGACCCCGTCAGCACCTCTGTCCCTCACGGAGCCAGCCGCGCAGCCGGGGGAAGCCCACCCCACCCCGCTCGGCGTCGTCGAG CAGCAGTACCAGAACGGCGAGTCGGAGGAGAACCACGAGCAGTTCCTGAAGGCTCTGCAGAACGCAGTCACCACGTTTGTCAACCGCATGAAGAGCAACCACATGCGAGGCCGCAGCATCACCAACGACTCTGCCGTGCTGTCCCTCTTCCAGTCCATCAACAACATGCacccccagctgctggagctgctcaaCCAGCTGGATGAGCGCAGGC TGTACTACGAAGGCCTGCAGGACAAGCTGGCCCAGATCCGGGACGCGCGTGGGGCTCTGAATGCGCTGCGGGAGGAGCACCGGGAGAAGCTGCGGCGCGCAGCAGAGGAGGCAGAGCGCCAGCGCCAGATCCAGCTGGCCCAGAAGCTGGAGATCATGAGGCAGAAGAAGCAG GAGTACCTGGAGATGCAGCGTCAGCTGGCCATCCAGcgcctgcaggagcaggagaaggagaggcagctgcgcctggagcagcagaagcagaccATCCAGATGAGAGCCCAGATGCCAGCCTTCTCACTGCCTTATGCCCAG CTCCAGGCCatgccagcagccagcggggTGATCTACCAGCCCTCTGGGCCCACGAGCTTCCCCGGCACCTTCAGCCCTGCGGGCTCTGTGGAGGGCTCTCCCATGCACACCGTGTACATGAACCAGGCAGCgcaggggggcacaggggggtaCACAGCGATGCCCGTCACAGGGACAG ATCCCAACATGGTGAACGCCTACATGTACCAGGCGGGGGCCGGCAGTGGGCAGGCGGCTCAGCAGGGCCAGGCGGTGCCCACCACAACCCCAGCGTACTCGTCCTACCAACCCACTCCAACGCAGGGCTACCAG AACGCAGCGTCGCAGTCACAGAGCATCCCTGCCATCTCGCAGGCCCCGCAGTCCGGTGCGATGGGCTACATGGGCAGCCAGTCCGTGTCCATGGGCTACCAGCCCTACGGCATGCAG GGCCTGATGTCGGCGCTGCCGGGCCAGGACGCGGCGCTGAGCAGCCTGCCCCCGCAGCAGCCCTACCTGCCGGGGCAGCAGCCCCTCTACCAGCAG GTGCCGCCCGCCGGAGccgctccccagcagcagccgcagccggcggcggccccggggcagcagcagcccccgggcagCGGCGAGGCGCAGCTCATCTCCTTCGACTGA
- the HGS gene encoding hepatocyte growth factor-regulated tyrosine kinase substrate isoform X3 — translation MGRGGGTFERLLDKATSQLLLETDWESILQICDMIRQGDTQAKYAVNAIKKKVNDKNPHVALYALEVMESVVKNCGQTVHDEVANKQTMEELKEILKRQVEASVRSKILNLIQAWAHAFRNEPKYKVVQDTYQIMKVEGHVFPEFKESDAMFAAERAPDWVDAEECHRCRVQFGVVTRKHHCRACGQIFCGKCSSKYSTIPKFGIEKEVRVCEPCYEHLNKKAEGKAAATSELPPEYLTSPLSQQSQLPPKRDETALQEEEELQLAIALSQSEAEEKERMRQKTSYSMYPKAEPTPVTSSAPPAGTLYSPPVNSSAPLAEDIDPELARYLNRNYWEKKQEEVRKSPTPSAPLSLTEPAAQPGEAHPTPLGVVEQYQNGESEENHEQFLKALQNAVTTFVNRMKSNHMRGRSITNDSAVLSLFQSINNMHPQLLELLNQLDERRLYYEGLQDKLAQIRDARGALNALREEHREKLRRAAEEAERQRQIQLAQKLEIMRQKKQEYLEMQRQLAIQRLQEQEKERQLRLEQQKQTIQMRAQMPAFSLPYAQLQAMPAASGVIYQPSGPTSFPGTFSPAGSVEGSPMHTVYMNQAAQGGTGGYTAMPVTGTDPNMVNAYMYQAGAGSGQAAQQGQAVPTTTPAYSSYQPTPTQGYQNAASQSQSIPAISQAPQSGAMGYMGSQSVSMGYQPYGMQGLMSALPGQDAALSSLPPQQPYLPGQQPLYQQVPPAGAAPQQQPQPAAAPGQQQPPGSGEAQLISFD, via the exons ATGGGGCGCGGCGGAGGCACCTTCGAGCGGCTCCTGG ACAAGGCGAcgagccagctgctgctggagaccGACTGGGAATCCATCCTGCAGATCTGCGACATGATCCGCCAGGGCGACACGCA AGCAAAATACGCAGTCAACGCTATCAAGAAGAAAGTCAACGACAAGAATCCCCACGTGGCGCTCTATGCGCTAGAG GTCATGGAGTCTGTAGTTAAAAACTGTGGCCAAACAGTCCATGATGAAGTAGCTAATAAACAGACTATGGAGGAGCTGAAGGAAATACTTAAG aggCAAGTGGAAGCGAGTGTGCGCAGTAAGATCCTGAACCTTATCCAGGCCTGGGCTCATGCCTTCCGCAACGAGCCTAAGTACAAGGTGGTGCAGGACACCTATCAAATAATGAAGGTGGAAg GCCATGTGTTCCCGGAGTTCAAAGAGAGCGATGCCATGTTCGCTGCGGAAAGG GCTCCAGACTGGGTAGATGCTGAGGAGTGTCACCGATGTCGAGTGCAGTTCGGAGTTGTGACACGGAAG CATCATTGCAGGGCCTGTGGGCAGATCTTCTGTGGCAAATGCTCCTCCAAGTATTCGACCATCCCCAAGTTTGGGATTGAGAAGGAAGTGAGAGTCTGTGAGCCCTGTTACGAGCATCTCAACAA GAAAGCTGAGGGTAAAGCTGCTGCAACCTCCGAACTGCCCCCCGAGTACCTGACCAGCCCCCTCTCTCAGCAGTCCCAG CTGCCCCCGAAGCGTGATGAGACAGCTCTGcaagaggaggaagagctgcagctAGCCATTGCTTTGTCTCAGTCAGAGgctgaggagaaggagaggatg AGGCAGAAGACATCCTACTCCATGTACCCGAAGGCTGAGCCCACACCCGTCACATCGTCAGCTCCGCCGGCGGGCACACTCTACTCCCCACCTGTG aattCCTCTGCTCCCCTGGCTGAGGACATTGACCCTGAG CTGGCTCGGTACCTGAACCGCAACTACTGGGAGAAGAAACAAGAGGAGGTTCGCAAGAGCCCGACCCCGTCAGCACCTCTGTCCCTCACGGAGCCAGCCGCGCAGCCGGGGGAAGCCCACCCCACCCCGCTCGGCGTCGTCGAG CAGTACCAGAACGGCGAGTCGGAGGAGAACCACGAGCAGTTCCTGAAGGCTCTGCAGAACGCAGTCACCACGTTTGTCAACCGCATGAAGAGCAACCACATGCGAGGCCGCAGCATCACCAACGACTCTGCCGTGCTGTCCCTCTTCCAGTCCATCAACAACATGCacccccagctgctggagctgctcaaCCAGCTGGATGAGCGCAGGC TGTACTACGAAGGCCTGCAGGACAAGCTGGCCCAGATCCGGGACGCGCGTGGGGCTCTGAATGCGCTGCGGGAGGAGCACCGGGAGAAGCTGCGGCGCGCAGCAGAGGAGGCAGAGCGCCAGCGCCAGATCCAGCTGGCCCAGAAGCTGGAGATCATGAGGCAGAAGAAGCAG GAGTACCTGGAGATGCAGCGTCAGCTGGCCATCCAGcgcctgcaggagcaggagaaggagaggcagctgcgcctggagcagcagaagcagaccATCCAGATGAGAGCCCAGATGCCAGCCTTCTCACTGCCTTATGCCCAG CTCCAGGCCatgccagcagccagcggggTGATCTACCAGCCCTCTGGGCCCACGAGCTTCCCCGGCACCTTCAGCCCTGCGGGCTCTGTGGAGGGCTCTCCCATGCACACCGTGTACATGAACCAGGCAGCgcaggggggcacaggggggtaCACAGCGATGCCCGTCACAGGGACAG ATCCCAACATGGTGAACGCCTACATGTACCAGGCGGGGGCCGGCAGTGGGCAGGCGGCTCAGCAGGGCCAGGCGGTGCCCACCACAACCCCAGCGTACTCGTCCTACCAACCCACTCCAACGCAGGGCTACCAG AACGCAGCGTCGCAGTCACAGAGCATCCCTGCCATCTCGCAGGCCCCGCAGTCCGGTGCGATGGGCTACATGGGCAGCCAGTCCGTGTCCATGGGCTACCAGCCCTACGGCATGCAG GGCCTGATGTCGGCGCTGCCGGGCCAGGACGCGGCGCTGAGCAGCCTGCCCCCGCAGCAGCCCTACCTGCCGGGGCAGCAGCCCCTCTACCAGCAG GTGCCGCCCGCCGGAGccgctccccagcagcagccgcagccggcggcggccccggggcagcagcagcccccgggcagCGGCGAGGCGCAGCTCATCTCCTTCGACTGA